The DNA sequence CTGCGGCGGCTCTACCTGGACGCCGAGCATGTCGACGGCTACCACCGTGATCAGGACGTCTTCGCGCCGGGCATCACGATCGAGGACAACCTGAGCCTGCTGGTGGGGTTCCGCGGTGGTCCGTCCCTGAGCTACTCCCTGAACGCGCATGCACCCTGGGAGGGCTACCGGGTCGGGGTGAACGGGACCGCCGGCCGGCTCGAGCTTGAGGTGATCGAACGGTCATCGGTGCCGGCCGCGGCTGTCCGGGGCAGCAACGCCGACGTGGCTCCGGTCGTCGATCCGAGCGCTCAGCCGGACGAGGCGACCAGCGGCGATGAGGAGCTGCGTCCGGTGGGCGCCCGGATCCTGCTGCAGAAGCACTGGGAGTCGGCCGTCGAGGTGCCGATCCCGGAGGGCGCCGGCTCCCACGGCGGCGGCGACGCGATGCTGCTCGACGACGTGTTCCGCGGTGCAACCGAGGATCCGCTGCGACGTGCGGCCGGTTACCTGGACGGCATCCGCAGCGTGCTCGTCGGCGTCTCCGGCAACCAGAGCCTGGCCACCGGCGAGCCGGTCCACCTGTCCGACTTCGGCCTGCCGCTGACGGAGGAGGAGGCGGTATGACCGAGGGCAACCTCAGAGTCGCCGTCACCGGCGGCGGCGGCCGGCTCGGGGTCAGTGTGGTGACCGGCCTGGCCGCCGCCGGTCATGAGGTCATCTCGATCGATCGGCACCGACATCCCACCCTGCCGGCGCAGCAGATCGTCGCTGACCTGACCGACAACGAGGCCGCCGACGCGGCCCTGGCGCAGGCCCGGCCGGAGGCCCTGGTTCACCTGGCCGCGATCGCCGTACCTTTCACCGCGCCCGAGCACGTCATCCTGCAGACCAACACCGCCATCGCCTTCCAGACCCTGCAGGCTGCTGTCGCGCACGGAACCAGCAGGATCCTGGTGGCCTCCAGCCCGACGCCGCTGGGCTATGGCTCGCCGCTCGGCTGGCAGCCGGACTATCTGCCGATCGACGAGAAGCACCGGCTCAGGCCCTGGAACGCCTATGCGCTGTCGAAGATGACCATGGAGTCGATAGTGGCCATGTTCACCGCCCAGTACGGCGACAAGATCAGGCTCGGATCGTTCCGGCCCTGTT is a window from the Microlunatus panaciterrae genome containing:
- a CDS encoding NAD-dependent epimerase/dehydratase family protein, producing the protein MTEGNLRVAVTGGGGRLGVSVVTGLAAAGHEVISIDRHRHPTLPAQQIVADLTDNEAADAALAQARPEALVHLAAIAVPFTAPEHVILQTNTAIAFQTLQAAVAHGTSRILVASSPTPLGYGSPLGWQPDYLPIDEKHRLRPWNAYALSKMTMESIVAMFTAQYGDKIRLGSFRPCFVISPDEWNGAPTQQGHTVRERLDDPALAAVSLFNYVDARDAADFVDRWLRAAHQLPNGDVFFVGASDAMARRPLCELMPQFHPGTEELSAGLTGTAPAFSVAKAEALLGWRPKRSWRTELVDDVAADSDHHRSRSAV